AATCCTTTTGGTAGCGGGCTATATCCTCGTCAGTATGACACTCGACGCAAGACGAAATCGCCGGTTGCCCCTGCAACTCGCCGCTCATCATGCTGTTCATAAGCTTGATCCAGACGTTTGGATCCATCGACTTTTGCAAAGCCTCTGACATCTCCGGATTTGCTGTCGCGGTGGTGGTTTCCTCCGGGGTATCCGCCGCCATCGATAGCGAAGCCGTCAGGCCGAAAAATACGGCTAACAGTAATTTCAAAATGCTGGTATTCATTAAATGTACTCCCAGGTACTGGTTAAATGCCAAAAACGGCAGGTTTAGTCTCGAATTTAAATTGAAATCGTTAAAAATCACCGGTGGCAGCACCTTCCATGATGTAGCGCATACCATCGCGAATCCTGACGGCCTCGGCACGCAGCTCCTGGTCGAGAACGCTATTCGGATTCTGTGCCAGGTTGAGCCAGTTTACGTCCCAGTCCAGGGTCATCACCCAGAGCTTGCCGGCCGCATCCTCGAGCAGTGCAATGCGACAGGGAATAAAGACGATAAATTCAGGCGCATAGTCGAGAACCTTGCGGGCCACTATGGCGTCGCAAAAATTGAAAATTTCAACGCGCGGGGTCTCTTCGCCGGTAATGGCGGTGATATCCTTCCACAGCGGGCTGTGCCCGACGAACTTGAAGTTGATTTCATTGGCGCGCAAGCGCATCGACTCCACCGCGTCGTCAAACGAAACATCTTCGGCGACCGGCATCTTGTCCGCCATGATCGAAATCATGTCGCGCAAGGATAGTGGGCTCAGCATCATCATGCTCTGGTAAAGGTTGCGCTTGGCTTCATCCGAGATCGAGTCTGATACCGTGTTTGCAGGGACATCGCGCTTGCTCTGTGAGGGAATCCACATACGGGCCTGGTTGGGGCCACCAAACATACCCTCGAGCATCTGCGTATTGGCGGCGCGCAGCATGGCATCGAGGATATTAAACCGGGTGGCCTCATCAATGGGGGCATTCATGAAATGATTCGCCATCATCATCATCCACTGCATGTTCATCCATTCGGAGGACATTCCCTGGGAATTGATGTTAGACGATATGGAGGGCGTGGTATTCGCCAGCCATGGGAACAGGTAGAAGGGATTTTGCAGCGGGCTAACAACCGGCGCATCGCAACCCGGCTCCCCCGCGGTACACTTTTCCTGGCTCGCCACAGGGTGCGGAACCATCGACAAAGCGATTGCAGTGATTGCAATAAAACGAGCCAACATGACGTATCCCCCCGGGTTTATTATGGTCAGTCATCAGTTGATAATGCCTTACCTTAACAACCATCGGCTTCAGAGCAAATACCCACTAGGGCATACAATTCAGGTCGATAAACGCTTAATCTAACCCTCATAACTCTGAACTTACCCAAATTGGGGTATAGTATTGCATCAACCAGTTAAGTTAATTTTCAACTATCGATTTGCATCAGAAATTTCTGCATAATATTAAATTGCAACCTGCCCAGCGCAGGAAGCGCATGAGCAATTATCGAGGAGGAACAACATGACAATGAAGCAAGTTACCAGTGGAATAGCATCGATTACACTGTTTTGCTGCTTATCGATTCTGGGCAGTATTTCGGTCGCAAGCGCCGACGCTGTCGCAGACGGCAAAAAAGTAGCCTTTGACCGCAAGAAAGGCAACTGCCTGGGTTGCCACATGATGGCAGATGGCGCACTACCCGGGAATATCGGCCCACCGTTGATCGCCATGAAGGCGCGCTTCCCCGACAAGGCCAAGCTGCGCGAGCAAATCTGGGACCCTACAATAGCCAATCCTAACACCATCATGCCTCCTTTCGGGAAGCACAGAATCCTGACAGAAAAGGAAGTAGATCTCATTACCGAGTTTGTCTACACCCTTTAGTCCTGCATGAAAATATCGCACGAGGAAAATTTAAGATGAATCTTTTACGTCGCAAGTTTATTAAAACGGCCGCATTTGTCGGCGCCACGGTATCGGCCGTCGGCACAGGAATTTTAGTTCCCCAAAGAGCCCTGGGTGCTTACAGTAAGGCGGCCTTTGAAGCCAAGGACGTGGGTGGCGCACTAACGGCCTCTATGGGCACTGACCAGCATACCGCCTCCGGCGACATCAAGCTGAAGGCACCGGACATAGCCGAGAACGGCGCAGTGGTACCCATTACCGTGTCATCGACGATGGGTAATATTGATACTATTGCCATTGTTGCATCAGCTAACGTCTCACCACTGACTTCAACCTATACGCTGTCTTCCGCCTCTGAGCCCTTTGTTTCCACGCGGATAAAGATGGCCAAGACCTCCGACGTTCTCGCCGTGGTCAAGGCAGATGGCAAACTCTATTCAACTACGAAGGAAGTCAAGGTCACCATCGGTGGCTGCGGCGGTTAATATCAGACTTTAAAGAATTGGAGAATTAAACATGGCTTCTATTAAGATTCGCGCAAAAGCAAAGGATGGTCTGACAACTGTCAAGACACTGATGAGTCATCCGATGGAAACCGGATTGCGCAAAGACTCAAAAACTGGCGAAAAAATTCCAGCGCATCACATTACCGAGGTTACTGCAGAGCATAATGGCCAGACAGTAATGACGGCAAACTGGGGCGGTGCCATTTCGAAAAATCCATACCTGTCCTTTAAATTCAAGGGTGCGGCATCGGGTGACAAGATAAAGATCACCTGGGTCGATAACATGGGTAAGGGTGACAGCGCCGAAGCTGCAATCAAGTAAGCCGCGGCTTAAGAAAAACACGAGGAGGAACTGTCATGAAAAAGATACTGACCACCCTGGGGATTGCCATCCTGATAGCGCTGCCTTTTAACACGATGGCAACGCCACAGCAGGACCTGGCGGAATTTCGGGATTATTACAAGAAACGCTTTCCCGGCACCCCGTTCGATGATTACATCAACGGCGTATACTCGATTGATCCGGCATCACGCGAACAATGGGAAGAAATCGAGGAATTTCCACCCTACGAACTAAGCCTCAGCAGGGGCGAGGAACTATTCAACAAGCCGTTTGCCAACGGTAAAACCTATGCCAGTTGTTTTGAAAATGGCGGTATTGGCATTCGTCAGAACTATCCTTACTTCGATACCGACCGTGGCGAAGTGATTACACTGGAACTGGCGATCAACGAATGTCGTGAAGCCAATGGCGAGAAAAAGTTGAAGTGGAAAAAAGGTCCGATCGCCGATATTTCCGCCTACATGGCCTATACCTCGCGCGGTAACATCATCGACATCAAGATCCCGGATGATCCGCGCGCAATCGCAGCCTATGAACGCGGCAAGAAACACTTCTACCAGAAACGCGGCCAGCTCAACATGGCCTGCGCCGATTGCCACAAGTTTTATGCCGGTAACAAGGTGCGCGCCGACCTGCTGAGCCCTGCCCTGGGGCAACTGAGCCATTTTCCAGTATATCGTTCCAAATGGGGCGGCATGGGTACCACGCACCGTCGTTACGGTGGCTGTAACAAGCAGGTGCGTGCCAAGGACTACCCGGCGCAAAGCGCAGAGTACCGCGCGCTCGAATACTTCCACACCTACATGAGTAACGGCCTCGCGGTCAACGGACCCGGCGCCAGGAAGTAAAACCAATCCAGTCTCAGTCTGGAATGCCGGGTCATCGACCCGGCATTTTTTTATCCCCAAAGGGGTAGCCCACTATCAAACAGGGCAGTTTTATCGCTCTTCCAATTAAACTATGGTTGACACTTACTTTTTAAGGCTGTTCTATCGCCTGGTTGATACAAATCAATGAGTGTTAGCAAGAAAGGTTTAAAAAACCAATCGACTTGAAGATTAACCAGCAGAGGAATCCATTCATTATGTCCGAATATACCGAAAAATTTGACGCCACAGGCCTCAACTGCCCGCTCCCCATTCTGAGATCGAAAAAGGTTTTATCGTCGATGAATAGCGGCGACGTACTTTATGTCATCGCCACTGACTCGGGTTCAGTCAAGGATTTTGACGCCTTCTGCAAGCAAACCGGACACGAACTGCTCGAAAGCTCGGAAGCCGAAGGCAAGTATCATTATTACATCAAGAAGGCCTGAGGTCGGTGCTCAGTTGCCTACACTATTCCGGAGCTGAAGTATGTCTGAGAAAAAACTGGCGCTGATCGCCACCAAGGGCACCCTGGATTGGGCCTACCCCCCCTTCATTCTGGCATCCACTGCCGCCGCCATCGGTTACGAAGTGCAGATATTCTTCACTTTTTACGGATTGCAGTTGCTCAAGAAGGATATGAACCTCAAGGTCTCGCCGCTCGGCAATCCCGGAATGCCGATGCCGATGGGTATGGACAAATGGTTCCCGACGATCGGTACCGCGATCCCCGGCATGGAAGCCATGATGAGCAGCATGATGAAATCCAAGATGAAATCGAAAGGCGTCGCCAGCGTGGCCGAGCTGCGCGAGTTATGCCTCGAAGCTGACGTTAAACTGATCGCCTGTCAAATGACGGTCGATTTGTTCGACATGCAGCCGAGTGAGTTTATCGACGGCATCGACTACGCCGGTGCCACTACTTTTTTCGAATTTGCCGGGGAATCGGACGTCAACCTGTTCATCTAGCAATTACTATTTTTATAAATCTAGCGAACATGAGGAGGCAGTAACGATGAGAGTTCGACTTAAACTTTTTTGCTTTGCTTTACTGGCAGTCACATTTCCAGCATCGGTCTGGGCAACTAATGGGTATTTTACCCACGGTGTCAGCACCGCTGAAAAGGGACTCGCTGGTGCGGGCGTTGCATTTTCCCAGGATACACTTGCTGCGGGCAACAATCCGGCCGGCATGGTCTGGCAGGGTGCGCGCTACGACATCGGCGGCGCCTGGTTCGCGCCGATGCGAAGCTATTCTGTTACCGGCGGCCCTACCCCCGGTTGTAGCCCACAGGGTTGTACCTTCAGTATTGGCGACGGCGATCAATCGATCGATAGCGAAAACGAAGGCTTTTTAATTCCCCAGCTCGGTTACAACTGGGTAATCGATGACGATAGCACGGTCGGAATATCAGTCTTCGGCAATGGCGGCATGAACACCGAGTACAAAGGTGGAACCGCACTGGTATTCGATGGCGTGGCGACCTTTAATACCCTCGATGGAACCTTTGGCGCTGGCACCGCGGGCGTAGACTTGGCACAATTGTTCATCGCGACCACCTACGCGGCAAAACTATCGGACAAGACTTCCTGGGGAATTAGCGGAATCATTGCCTACCAGCGTTTCGAGGCCAAGGGTCTGGCAAATTTTAGCCCTTTTTCCCAGGACCCGAGCAATTTGACCAATAACGACCACGATACCTCAACCGGTATCGGAATACGGCTGGGATTCCAGACTGAAATCTCTCCGGGCGTGCGCTTTGGCGCCGCGTACCAGCCGGAAATCGATATGAGCGAATTTGATGACTACGCCGGCCTGTTCGCGAAAGACGGCGACTTCGATATTCCGTCGAATTTAACGCTTGGCGTGGCCATTGACATCGGTAACCACGGTGTTTTGGTGGTCGACCTGCAACAAATCAACTACGAGGATGTACCCTCGGTATCCAATTCCATCTTCAACTTCGACACCTGTGCTCCCGGTACAGGACCGGGCGGTAGCGGTGCAGGTGATGGCTGTCTCGGTGGCGATGACGGCGCCGGATTCGGTTGGGAAGACATCCAAATCGTCAAGCTCGGTTACCAGTGGCAGGAAGGAAAAATGACCTGGCGAGTGGGTGTAAGCGTCAGCGAGCAGCCGATTCCCGATGAAGAAGTTGTGTTTAATATCCTTGCACCTGGCGTTATCGAGGAGACATTAACTTTCGGCTTTACCCGGCAACTGGACGCCAACAGCTCGCTAAATTTTGCCGCAATGTATGCGCCCAACGTATCGGTTGAAGGCACCAGTAACTTCGATCCATCACAGGAAGTTGAGCTTGAGATGGACCAGTACGAACTAGTACTGAGTTACAACCGCAGGCTCTAGTCAGATCGCAGTTAAATAATGCCTGCGACAAGACGATCAACTGCCAAGTGGCAGTTGATCGTCACTAAACCGCATTACTCGGTATCTCAATGAAGTTAATCAATTTTTCGCGATCGATAATCCGGCATTTTTGCCTGATACTATTCTTTTTCAGTTCTCTAGCAGGTGCTGAAGCTGACCTCAAGCCGTTTGTGCTAGCCGCGGTCTTTGAAGACAGACAAATATCCGAGATCAGTACAGAAGTCAGTGCAAACCTACAAAGCGCGGGATTCGAAGTTATTGGGCAATATTCCCCATATGATGATGCGATCATCCTGGCTTTTTCCAGCGAGGAACTGCGTAGTCTTGCAACCAGGAGCGCACGTGGCGGTTATGGCGCTGTAATGCGGGCTTCGCTCACCCGTAACAATGGCAAAATAGAATTCGCCTATACCAACCCGCTTTACTGGGCAAACGCCTATCGCATGCAGGCCGATGTCGAATCGATTGCAACACAATTGAAATCGGTGCTGGGACATGAACAAACCTTTGGCAGCGGCGAACTGACACTGACGGCGAGTGATTTA
This window of the Gammaproteobacteria bacterium genome carries:
- a CDS encoding DUF302 domain-containing protein, translated to MLARFIAITAIALSMVPHPVASQEKCTAGEPGCDAPVVSPLQNPFYLFPWLANTTPSISSNINSQGMSSEWMNMQWMMMMANHFMNAPIDEATRFNILDAMLRAANTQMLEGMFGGPNQARMWIPSQSKRDVPANTVSDSISDEAKRNLYQSMMMLSPLSLRDMISIMADKMPVAEDVSFDDAVESMRLRANEINFKFVGHSPLWKDITAITGEETPRVEIFNFCDAIVARKVLDYAPEFIVFIPCRIALLEDAAGKLWVMTLDWDVNWLNLAQNPNSVLDQELRAEAVRIRDGMRYIMEGAATGDF
- the soxX gene encoding sulfur oxidation c-type cytochrome SoxX, with protein sequence MKQVTSGIASITLFCCLSILGSISVASADAVADGKKVAFDRKKGNCLGCHMMADGALPGNIGPPLIAMKARFPDKAKLREQIWDPTIANPNTIMPPFGKHRILTEKEVDLITEFVYTL
- the soxY gene encoding thiosulfate oxidation carrier protein SoxY, with amino-acid sequence MNLLRRKFIKTAAFVGATVSAVGTGILVPQRALGAYSKAAFEAKDVGGALTASMGTDQHTASGDIKLKAPDIAENGAVVPITVSSTMGNIDTIAIVASANVSPLTSTYTLSSASEPFVSTRIKMAKTSDVLAVVKADGKLYSTTKEVKVTIGGCGG
- the soxZ gene encoding thiosulfate oxidation carrier complex protein SoxZ, with translation MASIKIRAKAKDGLTTVKTLMSHPMETGLRKDSKTGEKIPAHHITEVTAEHNGQTVMTANWGGAISKNPYLSFKFKGAASGDKIKITWVDNMGKGDSAEAAIK
- the soxA gene encoding sulfur oxidation c-type cytochrome SoxA → MKKILTTLGIAILIALPFNTMATPQQDLAEFRDYYKKRFPGTPFDDYINGVYSIDPASREQWEEIEEFPPYELSLSRGEELFNKPFANGKTYASCFENGGIGIRQNYPYFDTDRGEVITLELAINECREANGEKKLKWKKGPIADISAYMAYTSRGNIIDIKIPDDPRAIAAYERGKKHFYQKRGQLNMACADCHKFYAGNKVRADLLSPALGQLSHFPVYRSKWGGMGTTHRRYGGCNKQVRAKDYPAQSAEYRALEYFHTYMSNGLAVNGPGARK
- a CDS encoding sulfurtransferase TusA family protein; amino-acid sequence: MSEYTEKFDATGLNCPLPILRSKKVLSSMNSGDVLYVIATDSGSVKDFDAFCKQTGHELLESSEAEGKYHYYIKKA
- a CDS encoding DsrE/DsrF/DrsH-like family protein, with protein sequence MSEKKLALIATKGTLDWAYPPFILASTAAAIGYEVQIFFTFYGLQLLKKDMNLKVSPLGNPGMPMPMGMDKWFPTIGTAIPGMEAMMSSMMKSKMKSKGVASVAELRELCLEADVKLIACQMTVDLFDMQPSEFIDGIDYAGATTFFEFAGESDVNLFI
- a CDS encoding outer membrane protein transport protein, with product MRVRLKLFCFALLAVTFPASVWATNGYFTHGVSTAEKGLAGAGVAFSQDTLAAGNNPAGMVWQGARYDIGGAWFAPMRSYSVTGGPTPGCSPQGCTFSIGDGDQSIDSENEGFLIPQLGYNWVIDDDSTVGISVFGNGGMNTEYKGGTALVFDGVATFNTLDGTFGAGTAGVDLAQLFIATTYAAKLSDKTSWGISGIIAYQRFEAKGLANFSPFSQDPSNLTNNDHDTSTGIGIRLGFQTEISPGVRFGAAYQPEIDMSEFDDYAGLFAKDGDFDIPSNLTLGVAIDIGNHGVLVVDLQQINYEDVPSVSNSIFNFDTCAPGTGPGGSGAGDGCLGGDDGAGFGWEDIQIVKLGYQWQEGKMTWRVGVSVSEQPIPDEEVVFNILAPGVIEETLTFGFTRQLDANSSLNFAAMYAPNVSVEGTSNFDPSQEVELEMDQYELVLSYNRRL